The region tgtgtgtgtgtgtgtgtgtgtgtgtgtgtgtgtgtgtgtgtgtgtgtgagagagatggatggatacaggGAGGAATTGAGAGGGAGggtgataaaaataaaagatgtgTGAATAATGATATAATGGTGGCATGAAGACAGGAGTGAGAAGGAAGTCGGTAACCAAAAGAAATATGAGAAAATGGTattgagagagtgtgagacaggtagagacaaacaggaagtggcTGAGGGACAGGCaagcaaacaggaaatgaacaaGAGAAATTGGAGGAAATGGAGATGTGATAAAGAAAAAgatcagcgtgtgtgtgtgtgtgtgtgtgtgtgtgtgtgtgtgtgtgtatgcatgcaagACTTACCTTAGATATCTCTCCTTCATGACCTTCAAGTTTACATACACACTGGTAGGTTTCTGCATTAAACACCCTGGAAGTACCTAAACGGGGAGAATGAGTAAGAAGAGAGGATGTAAAGGCAGTGATAATAATGATGGAAATGTATGATAATCTTGCTGTAAAgcggatgatgatgatgatgatgatctgtcactattttcaaaaaacagctaaagaaccacctcttccatgagcacttaactaacccctaaaatgctaacccccacattattttaaaaaataaaataaaaaaatgaactcTCGCTTTTACatctctactctgtgcactttgcttctctagaactcagttATAAATCTTgaatggtagcactacttgtattgttcttgatatatcgcttttcttgtatttcctcatttgtaagtcgctttggataaaagcgtctgctaaatgaataaatgtaaatgatgatgatgatgatgatgattactgTTATCAGGATGTTAATGGTTGTAATGATGTTGGTGAGGGGTCTGATCATGACAGTGATGTAGCTGGTGAAATACTGGTAATGATGCGTCTGCTTTTTAGACGTCACTGGTGATGATGTGGTTGATGGTGGTGTGGAAATTGTGATGTTGTTGTGCTGATGGTATCAATGGCCTCACCATCTGCAGAAGCTGTTGCGATGAGCTGACCAGTATAATTAAAGCAAACATCCAGCAACTCATCATCATGACCAATTAAAGTCGCCAAACATTGGCCATTCTCAGCTtcccacacctacacacacatacaaacacacaagctTAGTTTAGGcctttcatacacacatacgaaatatttattcatgataTGTAATGAATATAGCACTGAATTCTGACCTTGCAGGTTTTGTCCATAGAGGCAGAGACAATGAGGGAACAGTCCCAGTTGAAATGCACACTACTGATTTCTCCCCTGTGCCCTATCAGAGTGTGTATTCGCCTTCAATGACACATACAAACCAATATAtcaatgtataaataaataaataaaatactccaATCGGAGAACATTTGTGAAGTGGTTTTCTAGAATCTGGTATGGCTATGCTAATTTCCCTTTATCCACAATTCACGTCTAGGCAGAAGATGAAAATTCTGAGCGAACTCTCAGGACCCCAACTGCTGGATCTCATACACACCTCCCTGACGGTACATCccacagtgtgagtgtgtgatcgAATGACCCAGTGACTAAACGATTCCCAACCGTGTTGAAGGAAAGAGCGATTATCTCAGCAGAGTGACCCTAAAGGAGACAGTGAGTGTGAgataaaaagacaaacaaaagagaaaatgagaaattaataaTTATTCTACAGCAAGGACAAAAATAGGAAATGTAGGATCTTTAAGATCACTGAAGAGGAATTGTCCCATGCAAAGGCCCTACCTAATAACTTTCCTGAATAAGATTTGAATAGCATCTCTAAGTAGTCACTTGGTATAGGACTATCTATATCATAGCAGCACTATTCAATATGGTAATTCAATGCCTCCTGTCACAATACAGTCACAGCTGACCcacaatataaacaaatcaatgcAAATTTACAGCAAGTTTCTCCTCATAAATTCAGCTGTAATTCTGTTTtacagtatgttcatttattaaaaatttaccCAGGATAACTACTATACTAATTATGATAGAACCTGTCCATGTAGTCACACAAACAAATGTAGTGAATGAGATGCTTCTGAAATTTTCACGTGTGTTCATTGCATAaagcatgttttttaaaatagattgAAAGTTCCAGAACGTGCCATTTTTATTGAGGAAATTTAATCTATTCCTTCATACATGCAgcaggcactttttttttcatgtattgtTTACACTTACAAGTTGAGGGGAATATCATTACAATAATATACTACTGTAATGCAGTCTGACAATAAAAAATACTACCTATGTCCATCCCTCGTTATGATATTTATTCGAAACATGAAGTATTTTACTGCTGCTCTTTAAACACTTTTACCACCAGTATGAAATGGAAACTGCATCAAAGCATAGCACTGCCTTCTGGTTAAGTCTATAGTAATGCATACTCCTCATCGAATTCCTTATCTAATGGTCAATAAAACAGATTGACTAAAGTAATAGAACTGCACTTTAAGATGGCCACAGTGCCTCAGCCGAGGGTAGGGGACAAAATAGAATTGGAACACAGCCAGAGATACGCACCGCTAGGGTGGAAACCTCTTTACCACTCTCCACATCCCACAATTTGGCTGTAGTGTCCATACTGCCTGTGGCAACAAGGGTACTCTGTGGGTTGAAGGTTACACAGACCTGCAGAGGACATggacatacatacacacacacacacacacacacacacacacacacacacatgcattgtTCGGCTGTACAATCTGTACAATCAACTGGAGTGTTATTTATTGTCTTTTTGAGGATGATATCAAAGCATGTTTCTGATAGATGGAAAAATGTCCTAATGTGGAATATAAAGGATTATtaacaacatattttttattattctgtaataactatgaattattcagtaaccaCAGTGGAATTAATAGGAAAATGCATGTAGTTATTAGAGTGACAATATGAGCCTGTCACCCATGAGTCCAGGGACTTTAAGGAATGTATACAGTGTGCGAACAAGAGATTCACCTAGATTTTAGATTCATACATAGGTTTTTCACAATGGATCTAATTTCAGAATCAAATCAGCTCTTGCAGACTCGAGCTGTAAGACTTACAATTTCTGCTGTGTGTCCTCTAAACGTGTAGAAACACTTTCCAGTTTCGGCACTCCATAATTTGCAGGTCTTATCAAAGGAGCCTGTAGCTATTTTatcactgagaaagaaaaaggtacacagaaacacagaaagacaaagatacacagaaaataaaaatgaatctgtTTCTGTCCATACATTTCCATATATCTGGAAATGTAGTCAATTATACTGATTTCTTTATCACAGTGATTTATAAACCAATTTTATAAACCAAGCTTTGGCAAAAGCAAACTCAACATGGTAATGCGTATATAGTGAATTATAATAAGACAGAGATTCACAATGCACATCCTTTCACCTGAATAACAACTTTCAGAAAATGTATATACTGAATGAATATATTGCACATATGCTTAGAATAAATTGCATAATTTGTCAAATTGTCTGCACAATATGTATGCTAAGCCAATCCCTTCTTTAAACACCTTTATAAAGAGAAAGGGATtgacagagaaggagagagacctGTCCTGTCCAATTTGTTAAAAAGTCTAATTTGTATAAAAGTCTATTGTACAGTGGATGCATCAGCTAGGCTAAACTATCTAGAGCAGGGACTACATATTTTTGAGTCTCGGACAGGTGACAGAACGTACATGACTGAAGCTTCCAAATTGAGTCTAACTttacagggagagagaaataagCTGTTTTGAACTGAGAGAAAATTAATGAGGGGGATAGAgcaagagaaacacagagataaagaaagacagataaagACACAAAAGGGGACAGAGGGATAAGGAAATGAGCACCTGACTCAAAATGACAAGAGCTCCCACATAACGGCCTGGAGCTGGCTGAacctatagtgtgtgtgtgtgtgtgtgtgtgtgtgtgtgtgtgtgtgtgtgtgcgctcaggTTTTGTTTGAACTTCATTTTTGTCAATTTAAGTCAACAAGTGACATGGCATTTTTgactatatacagtgccctctgctaatattggcacccttggtaaatatgagcaaagaaggctgtgaacaatTGTCTTAACTGTTTAACCtattgatcttttgttaaaaaaattcacaaaaatactctgctctcatgggtatcaaataattgcaaaaacAACACAGATCCCTTgctatgtattctccaacctcatcaggtattataggagaagactcagagctgtgatcttggcaaagggaggtagcaaaaagtattgactaaaagggtgccaataattgttgcacacctgtatttaacgaagattttttttttattataatcctgtgttttgtttgcactgatggtggaaattggcattttcaatgcttgtactattttcctatagccATTTTGTGAAGATCAACAACttttttgccgcacatcacagctatattccatggtctaacccattgttatgaatgactaaaggaatttggcctgtgtgttacctcatatttatacccctgtgaaacaggaagtcatggttgaacaatttcctgttcaccagtcacccaggtgtactaataaaatgtaaaatatcagcgggaatatacttcacatatattttttccatattaattcataggggtggcaataattgttgcacacctatatttaacaaagatgtttttttgataaatctgcattgtgtttgcaattgtttgagatccatgagagcagagaattttttgtgaattttctgaacaaaatatcaaaaggttaaacaataaagacacattttcacagcctgctttgctcatatttaccaagggtgccaatattagtgttgGGCACTCTATATGagcaaaggtttgtggacacctgatgaccacacctacagtatatgtgctttttgaacatgtAGTCATGTAGCCAGATGTAGTCccccatttgctgttataataatctccactcatctgagaaggctttccattagattttggagcgtggctgtggggatttgcccattcagccacaagagcattaatgaggtcaggcactgatgtcaggcgaggaggcctgggtcGCAGTTAATGTTCCAGATTATCCCAAAGGTGCTAAATGAGGTTCAAATGCAGGCTACCTGAGTTCCACTCCAACCTTCGCAAACTGTGTTTTCATGGACCTCGTTTTGTGCACaagggtattgtcatgctgggatATGTTGGCCCTTTAGTtgaagtgaagggaaattgtaatgccacagcatacaaagacatcctgtacaattgtgtgcttccaaatttgtggcaacagtttgggaaagaatCATATATGGATCTGATGataaggtgtccacaaacctttggacatatagtgtaAGAGTTTATATTCAAGGTAGGTCTGAGAATTCTGATTCTGAATTGTGGAACAGAGAAGAAATTTATggtaatgaataataataataataataataataataataataataattacccaTAGGGATTATTGAATGCGATGGCATAAACAACATTTCTGTGCCCCTCCAGTGTGTGCAATTCCTCTCCAGACACGGTGTCCCATATTTTACATGTTCTGTCATAGCTCCCGGTTATGAAACTGCAGACAAGATGAGGGAGAAAAGGATGAGtggaggagtgagtgagtgagaggaaCATGAGCAGCTGAGATAAACTCACCTTGACCCTGATTTATTGAAGTCGACATTAGTAAGAGGCAGGATGTGAGCCTGAAGTAcctagagagagggagagaaagagagagagagaggagtaagAGGGAGGGAATGATGGATGGCGAGAGTGTGTTGTGAAGTCATGCACTTAAGtgcattaattcatttataatcTATAACTCTGACTGAGTGatttacacacatcactaaTTCAGCCTGTAAATCATGGCTTCCCAGTGGATCATGGTGGTATTGCATCCAGTAGAGGTGGCACAAATATTATTCTTTCAGCATGCACAGCTGCAGAGACAGCTGtggcaaataaaaaaagtgttattttgtGCATGCATGGATTTGTCTTGCTGCTTCACATGTTAATGTACTTGGCACTGAAATCAGATGAAATCTTAGTTTTTCAAGAACGCAGAGCACAATTTCCATTATTGCATTTGAATCGAACCCTGCTGCATTTTCCCCTTAATGCAAATCATTTGAGCACATAAGAACACAGCAATTTTACTGTGGACATAAACAACTGGCCTGTATGCAAATAGTACAGTTTGATTGCAATGAGAAAGCAACTCAACCCTGAATCAGCCTAACGGCAAGAAGTGAACCAAGTGCAATAAGTGGCAGTATTTCTTATTAATAATTGTCTTATTACTAATTTTGCCAGCATTGACTGTCCTGCTGAATAAGAAACGTGGCTTGTTGTTGTGTAACAGCATAACAAACAAGTCCATAGAGTATGAATTGTTGAAACTTTGTCAACTTTCCAAATCTTCTGTTAATTTCAGGGCAGGATGGTGAGTTGTTTATTCTGCCAAGCCTTGATGGAATTGCATGATGAACATGATTAATGCCCAAATTGTTTGGGATCTGACCACTTACAGAGCCAAAATGTGCTTCGCAGCCTTTGAAAATGCTGCTGTCTATTCATCATCTTCCTCTGGAGCTGTGCAGCCAAAGCGAGGAATGAAGCAAATGGCAGATATAAGAGCAAAGGTAAGCTCCTTTGACATGTTGCAGCAGCAGAAGACTCTGCAGAACAGTCccagggaagagaagagagtgCCATTACTGCATTGGAACGCAGATTTGATTCTAATTCCCAGAATTGAGGCCCACTTAGAGAGTGCTGGTAGCTACACATCAAAACAGACTAAAGATCGGAGGGAAAATCAGGAGCACAACAGA is a window of Ictalurus punctatus breed USDA103 chromosome 4, Coco_2.0, whole genome shotgun sequence DNA encoding:
- the daw1 gene encoding dynein assembly factor with WDR repeat domains 1 (The RefSeq protein has 5 substitutions compared to this genomic sequence); translated protein: MRLKRLHIRYYPPGIILDYEKGGQERSRCIDLLHLKPDTDVNELLSEIRRIEPLSTDSRTDQVKVLIQRLQDKLRQPDERNFYLFKVLQAHILPLTNVDFNKSGSSFITGSYDRTCKIWDTVSGEELHTLEGHRNVVYVIAFNNPYGDKMATGSFDKTCKLWSAETGKCFYTFRGHTAEIVCVTFNPQSTLVATGSMDTTAKLWDVESGKEVSTLAGHSAEIIALSFDTVGNRLVTGSFDHTLTLWDVLSGRRIHTLIGHRGEISSVHFNWDCSLIVSASMDKTCKVWEAENGQCLATLIGHDDELLDVCFNYTGQLIATASADGTSRVFNAETYQCVCKLEGHEGEISKVCFNPQGTRVLTASADRTARVWCVNSGSCLQVLEGHTDEIFSCAFNYEGDTIITGSKDNTCRIWR